A window of the Gossypium hirsutum isolate 1008001.06 chromosome A05, Gossypium_hirsutum_v2.1, whole genome shotgun sequence genome harbors these coding sequences:
- the LOC107958128 gene encoding ABSCISIC ACID-INSENSITIVE 5-like protein 5 produces the protein MKKTNQHLALPRRPKRRPKKQPEAQIILNLKNKILMGTNMNFGSNPPPSGDCGGNKPPGNNLLTRQPSIYSLTFDEFQSTMGGIGKDFGSMNMDELLRNIWSAEEIQTMASSGGVLEGNGGLQRQGSLTLPRTLSQKTVDEVWKDISKEYSLGKDGIGGGGGTNNMPQRQQTLGEMTLEEFLVRAGVVREDTQLAGKVNNGGFFGGNNTGFEIGFQQGGKGPNLMGTRIPDGGNQIGIQASNLHPNVNGVRSNQHQLAQQHQHQQPIFPKQTGVGYGAQIPLQSGGQLGSPGIRSGMHGIGDQGISNGLIQAGALQGGGMGMVGLGTGSPANQLSSDGIGKSSGDTSSVSPVPYVFNGSMRGRKYSAVEKVAERRQRRMIKNRESAARSRARKQAYTMELEAEVAKLKEENQELRKKHAEIMEMQKNQVIEMVDMQQGAKKRCLRRTQTGPW, from the exons atgaaaaagACAAATCAACACTTGGCGCTTCCACGGCGCCCCAAACGCCGTCCAAAGAAGCAACCAGAAGCACAAATTATATTAAACCTAAAAAACAAG ATTTTAATGGGGACTAACATGAACTTTGGAAGTAACCCACCGCCGTCAGGTGATTGCGGCGGGAACAAACCGCCGGGCAATAACCTGTTAACTAGACAGCCGTCAATCTATTCTCTAACCTTTGATGAGTTTCAAAGCACTATGGGTGGAATAGGCAAAGATTTTGGGTCAATGAACATGGATGAATTGTTGAGGAACATTTGGAGTGCTGAAGAAATTCAAACAATGGCGTCTTCCGGTGGTGTCCTAGAGGGAAATGGAGGGTTACAAAGGCAAGGCTCTTTGACTCTGCCAAGAACACTTAGCCAGAAAACAGTTGATGAAGTCTGGAAAGATATTTCAAAGGAGTATTCATTGGGGAAAGACGGTATTGGAGGTGGAGGAGGCACTAATAATATGCCACAAAGGCAGCAAACTTTAGGAGAGATGACTTTAGAGGAGTTTTTGGTGAGGGCTGGTGTGGTAAGAGAGGATACCCAATTGGCTGGGAAGGTTAATAACGGGGGGTTCTTTGGTGGGAATAATACTGGTTTTGAAATTGGGTTTCAACAAGGTGGTAAAGGTCCAAATTTGATGGGAACTAGGATTCCTGATGGTGGTAACCAAATTGGTATTCAGGCTTCCAATTTGCATCCTAACGTTAATGGAGTTAGATCAAACCAGCACCAGTTGGCTCAGCAGCACCAACACCAACAACCAATCTTTCCTAAGCAAACAGGGGTGGGGTATGGAGCTCAGATACCTTTACAAAGTGGCGGTCAGTTGGGGAGTCCTGGAATTCGGAGTGGAATGCATGGGATTGGGGATCAGGGAATAAGTAATGGTCTGATTCAGGCAGGTGCACTGCAAGGTGGAGGCATGGGGATGGTTGGTTTAGGAACCGGATCACCTGCTAACCAGCTTTCGTCAGATGGGATTGGGAAGAGCAGTGGAGATACTTCATCAGTTTCCCCAGTTCCTTATGTGTTTAATGGAAGCATGAGGGGTAGGAAATACAGTGCAGTGGAAAAGGTTGCTGAGAGGAGGCAAAGGAGAATGATAAAGAACAGAGAATCAGCTGCAAGATCACGAGCTCGCAAGCAG GCTTATACAATGGAATTGGAAGCAGAAGTTGCAAAGCTAAAAGAGGAGAATCAAGAATTGCGGAAGAAACAT GCAGAAATCATGGAAATGCAGAAAAATCAG GTCATTGAGATGGTGGATATGCAACAAGGAGCTAAGAAGCGATGCCTACGAAGAACCCAGACCGGTCCTTGGTGA
- the LOC107958125 gene encoding THO complex subunit 5B, with protein MEDGEIEEGMVVDERSESPAPPRKPQKSPYDTLKETKASVEAVVAKILSVKKEKKPKSDLREQVTQMFLHFVNLRQANRSILLEEDKVKAETERAKAPVDFTTLQLHNLMYEKSHYLKAIKTCKDFKSKYPDIELVPEEEFFRDAPEEIKGSNLSDDSSHNLVLKRLNYELFQRKELCKLLEKLEQQKKSLLETIANRKKFLSSLPSHLKSLKKASLPVQNQLGVLHTKKLKQHNSAELLPPPLYVIYSQFMAQKEAFGEDIDLEIIGSLKDAQAFARQQANKDNGVSNSIESSRMEDDIPDEEDDGQRRRKRPKRVPSKEAIDQAGVYQVHPLKIILHIYDDEASDPGSTKLITLKFEYLLKLNVVCVGTEGSSEGPEYNILCNLFPDDTGLDLPHQSAKLFIGDGATFDEKRTSRPYKWAQHLAGIDFLPEVSPLLNSQEASNNETKSEAVISGLALYRQQNRVQTVVQRIRSRIKAELALAEQLDSLSKLKWPALNCKSVPWALHTPLCSLHSWSSVGSKVNEASSQVVMDSEPVQEPMDVDMDGRSGISKEELEGFREDGELPSLLSVPSFTNDAKLTPLKGSSLKHSKQLALISKSILSPGSRGKLPSFKKHDDDSVFMLETDSEVDEPLETETENSSSTQCCEIAEKSWVDCGIKEFVLLLTKKMDTTGHNMKLEAKIKISMEYPLRPPLFTVNLYPPGESSSENDFSRWQNEVRAMEAEVNLHMLKMVPPDDENYTLSHQVYCIAMLFDYYMDEATPSSEKRKSSSVIDVGLCKPVSGRLLARSFRGRDRRKMISWKDMECTTGYPF; from the exons ATGGAGGACGGAGAGATAGAGGAGGGAATGGTGGTGGACGAGAGATCAGAGTCACCAGCTCCGCCGCGCAAGCCTCAGAAATCTCCTTACGATACGCTTAAAGAAACCAAAGCCTCGGTCGAAGCGGTCGTCGCCAAAATCCTCTCtgtcaaaaaggaaaaaaaaccaaaatccgACCTCAGAGAACAGGTCACCCAAATGTTCCTTCACTTCGTCAATCTCCGCCAG gCGAATCGTAGCATATTGTTGGAGGAAGACAAAGTGAAAGCGGAGACGGAACGCGCAAAGGCGCCGGTTGATTTCACGACGCTGCAGCTTCACAATTTAATGTACGAGAAGAGCCACTATTTGAAAGCTATAAAAACTTGCAAAGACTTCAAATCTAAGTATCCTGATATCGAGCTTGTACCCGAGGAGGAGTTTTTTCGCGATGCGCCTGAAGAAATCAAGGGTTCAAACTTGTCTGATGATAGCTCGCACAATTTGGTGCTTAAGAGACTTAATTATGAGTTATTCCAG AGGAAAGAGCTATGCAAACTTTTAGAAAAGTTGGAACAACAGAAGAAAAGTCTTCTGGAGACGATAGCCAATCGGAAGAAGTTTCTGTCGAGTCTGCCATCACACCTCAAGTCCCTTAAGAAAGCATCGTTGCCTGTTCAGAATCAATTGGGTGTTTTGCATACAAAGAAACTGAAGCAACATAATTCAGCCGAACTTCTTCCACCTCCACTCTATGTGATTTACTCACAGTTCATGGCCCAGAAGGAAGCATTTGGTGAAGATATTGATCTGGAGATCATAGGAAGTCTGAAGGATGCTCAGGCTTTTGCCCGTCAGCAAGCAAATAAAGACAATG GCGTATCTAATAGTATAGAGAGCTCAAGGATGGAGGATGATATACCAGATGAGGAAGATGATGGACAGAGGAGGAGAAAACGACCAAAGAGGGTTCCCAGCAAGGAGGCTATTGATCAGGCGGGAGTCTATCAAGTTCATCCTCTGAAAATTATCCTACACATATATGATGATGAGGCATCTGATCCTGGATCCACAAAACTTATTACTTTGAAGTTTGAGTACCTGTTAAAGTTGAATGTTGTGTGCGTTGGGACTGAAGGATCATCTGAAGGACCTGAGTATAATATCCTCTGTAATTTATTTCCTGATGACACCGGACTGGATCTGCCTCACCAG TCAGCCAAGCTCTTCATTGGTGATGGGGCTACATTTGATGAAAAGAGAACTTCACGTCCATACAAGTGGGCCCAGCATTTGGCAGGAATTGATTTCTTACCTGAGGTTTCACCATTGCTTAATAGCCAGGAAGCTTCAAACAATGAAACCAAAAGCGAAGCTGTTATCTCTGGTCTTGCATTGTATCGGCAGCAGAACAGAGTGCAGACAGTTGTGCAAAGAATCCGCTCACGGATAAAAGCTGAGCTGGCTCTTGC GGAACAGCTTGATTCACTTTCGAAGCTTAAATGGCCTGCTCTGAATTGTAAAAGTGTTCCGTGGGCCTTGCATACTCCCTTGTGCAGTTTGCATAGTTGGTCATCTGTAGGATCCAAAGTCAACGAGGCTTCGTCTCAAGTTGTTATGGACTCAGAACCAGTTCAAGAGCCCATGGATGTTGATATGGATGGAAGATCTGGTATCTCGAAGGAAGAGCTGGAGGGTTTTAGGGAAGATGGGGAGCTTCCATCTTTGCTTTCAGTTCCATCCTTCACAAATGATGCTAAACTGACTCCACTAAAGGGATCTAGTCTTAAACATTCCAAGCAGTTGGCCTTGATTTCGAAGAGCATTTTGTCCCCAGGCAGTAGGGGAAAATTACCTAGTTTCAAAAAACATGACGATGACTCTGTCTTCATGCTAGAGACTGATAGTGAAGTGGATGAGCCCCTAGAGACAGAGACTGAAAACTCTTCTTCTACTCAGTGCTGTGAAATAGCTGAAAAATCATGGGTTGACTGTGGTATCAAGGAATTTGTTCTTCTTTTAACGAAGAAAATGGACACAACTGGACACAATATGAAACTCGAAGCCAAG ATTAAGATCAGCATGGAGTACCCTCTCAGGCCTCCTTTGTTTACTGTGAATCTTTACCCTCCTGGAGAAAGTTCTTCCGAGAATGACTTTTCCAGGTGGCAGAATGAAGTTCGTGCTATGGAAGCTGAG GTAAATCTTCATATGTTAAAGATGGTACCCCCAGATGATGAAAACTATACATTATCACATCAAGTCTACTGTATTGCTATGTTGTTTGACTATTACATGGATGAGGCAACTCCATCTTCCGAGAAGAGGAAGAGTAGTTCCGTGATTGATGTTGGATTGTGTAAACCTGTTAGTGGTAGGCTTCTCGCCAGATCATTCAGGGGAAGGGATCGTCGGAAAATGATATCCTGGAAGGACATGGAATGCACTACTGGCTATCCTTTTTAG